AAGGATCGAGTCATGGCAGGTGCCGACAAGAAGAACCGCAAGTACAAGCTGGTGCGCCCGGTCCGGCGCTGGGTCAACCGCGTGATCCAGCGCAATTCGCTGGTCGGCGACGAGCCGTCCTACGATCCGGACATCTTTCCCTGGACCCGGGAGCTGGAAACCCACTGGGAAGCGATTCGCGACGAGGCCATGGCGATCTGGCAGCACAATACCGCCATTCCTTCCTTCGCCGATGTCGTGCCGGGCACCAGCAAGATCGTCTACGAGGACACCTGGCGCACCTTCTTCCTCTACAACTACGGCCACCGCGTCGAGGAGAACTGCCGCCGGGCGCCGGCCACCGCCAAGGCCGTCGAGCAGATCCCCGGCATGACGCTGGCCATGTTCTCCTTCCTCGATCCGCAGCTCCACATTCCCCGGCACCGCGGCGTCAGCAAGTACTACCTGACCTGCCATCTCGGTCTGAAGGTCCCGGCCGAGCGGGAGAAATG
Above is a genomic segment from Kiloniellales bacterium containing:
- a CDS encoding aspartyl/asparaginyl beta-hydroxylase domain-containing protein yields the protein MAGADKKNRKYKLVRPVRRWVNRVIQRNSLVGDEPSYDPDIFPWTRELETHWEAIRDEAMAIWQHNTAIPSFADVVPGTSKIVYEDTWRTFFLYNYGHRVEENCRRAPATAKAVEQIPGMTLAMFSFLDPQLHIPRHRGVSKYYLTCHLGLKVPAEREKCRIEVRDRTLYWKEGKTIVFDDMHEHEVWNDTDEHRAVLLIQFARPTAWPGRLVGEGFRAALSLSPIGRDVRQRFKKWEDKYARSENEAGSGAQS